AATTCGGAAACAGTTATCAATAATTCGATTATAATTTAGggatagtaaatcgtatagcGATAATTTATAGAGTCAAAacgaagcttataataagacgaATATAGATACATACAATTAAAATCACCGAATAGTTATacttagaatacgagattcgctgttatgaaggtttcgagttatgaaacctataaggcgttgagacttggacgtttgtttcattatctgttcagtaaacgacaagtcgtcggagtacctaagtcctagatctactactgtgtgtaacctagataacatttccccatttatggtaagattgaggttgagtgatgtatcaccgaagcataaccaaccacatttagctgtattgagctccagttgccattccgagcaccactgtgctaccttgttaagctccgtgctgatacaatttcgaatattgctcagctcatgtggagaaaatgagtacaccaccttaagatcgtctgcaaacaaaagggacttacccacactaaaacactcacaaatatcattaatgaaaactaaaaagagcaaaggacctaagacacaaccctgaattaccccacttctaacagggactgagttcgacaatgaagagttgattttaactatttgatgtcgatcgctgaggaaggaatcaaaccaggctagtaacgggttttcgaccccataagatgcgagtttacctatgagaagttggtggttgaccatgtcgaaggccttagaaatgtccaggtatagcactaatactagatatccttggctacgaagcgaatagactaaattaaagaagtcaaaatgacatgtcatacaggatcgatttttaagaaatccatgttgcgaatcatcaataaattgttcagtcaataaatagttgggtagttcgtcactaataatttttttcataatcctagagataactggagtaatatttattggccgatagttgttcatgtcagtcttatctccggatttgtaacgtggtatgatgtacgcggttttccaacggtcaggataagagcctgattccatagagagagtaaacagcttaaggagaagaagttggatatctggaccaccatatttgtagagaaatgatgaaatcccgtctgcaccgtgacctttcgaaaccttgagcttatttgtaaccttactaattttcagacatgtgaaggagatagatttaattgagttaccagtcaagcatataactctagaaacaaagccatttaaggattctttcaggacacagtgtgacctactgtagccttggtagagaaaaagcctgtctacatcaccttaccatttagaggtgattcaaatagtctttcattgaaacaaaggcttaattctgtctttcatcaacaaaacgtattgttcagtgaaggtcataatcaaagaaagaacgagctccatgcttcattcaaaacctagacgacatgaaaacgattgtgtcacatcccactgcatttaccagtttgttctctccttaaacctatcctggtaatatatgcttattatccagagtgactaggtgtcaaattgttttcacattatttttatcattactatccttgtctacttttacccccaccaccaccacttatttccagtctagttgaccttctactttttatatatataaatgttcttaacaagtatattatgtgtgatcagattgttcgaaatgtattgcactaatattgcactatcacatagttctgatgataatcttcgtcttcttattacattatcgaaacaatcttatagtaaggaatactactacttctgaaattataacgttattctgtattcatataaaggatacataaatgacacacaatataatgggaaatcgaacagaattacatacgatgtgattgagcaacactctcctcctgtgtatttatgggagctgagagagaagcaacaacatacctgaatcaagtatgcttaagcaaagtgtggaaaacctatctacaaagcagttatcgtttgtgtgtgcatctacgaaactcgtaaatttgacggtacccaattttaattgtgttcctttatgttgtacacaacaacgggttagactgaatacagtcacagtgtggcgtgtgctacagattcaagcagcgagtccttgtttcaaatataaggtggatatgctggaacgagatttaactaccacagtgttacaagctgcaatgattaatggctaaatgtcaatacacctcctatccttattattgatgattggaagacagcatcagataatcacagtgaaggaggtcaagagaatagaacgaaaccaaactgatcggagaagtcaagtgtgccaactcaacctaatcaagcgttcctcaatttttatgtcacacctaaaataagtaacaatatataatgaataggataagcgatcagcacacgcacacacacacaatacgattatttaaaaacagtcagagttaataagccaataagtgacaaggtcaaaatatgtgatttgagaagaatgaatagattggtctgttcagaaactacaacagttcacgtgtgcagcaggaaatttgtgtgagataattaatgggtcatgcatgctatgtatgttgacgaacaggaacaaatggtgaaaggttatgctttttaaacgacaattttacaggcaaaaatggtattgtacaaattgtattgaattgatgaaaagtgcaaatagtaagaaaactaattacaaaataaacagaggcgtaaccaaaagtggtttcataaaaagcaacctatccaatggaatatagattatgttttatcatcggagtacgagatcgtctatttgacatattttactatattgcatatcgtttcaattggaagtactaggtgaaagtgatctaggtcaggtgtactattcaatgaggaatcacacagtatctcagaatgtttggaaaattttcttattgaaaatattacatctcagatgaagacgctgaaggctgacatagattacaattctcttcataataatgaaggatgaagaatgagtttctatagactatcgtcaatatgagggatataagcttacacagagtgttcacaataactgatagaaatagtcagtgagatctatcaagaatctccagaaaacagaatattcgaaaatatcttcccctgtgatgatgttcaggttgatttttgctgcctacaacaaaagtcgaagcagtattgatgttggagataaagcggtgtcaacaggagctgcactaattccacaaccctaatcatatgatctaaaagtagtatattacagcaggaagtattctaccggtgatttcagtttaaacattccctataaaatttacataaatgaaacagaatagtcaatactagatttggaattttcgggaaggctgaaagtgtaaacgtcattattagcttccaaagaagaatgtgatgctttacttaaaaatttgATAGCTGCGTGTGCTACCAGTGCTACCAGTCACATTGTTtgccaatatatgaatagtggagatttggaataaagcacagaaacaccaaggggagtcgcatacaaattaactcgaattacacgtctgacgattgtttgtcgcattatttttatcatcatatttacagactaaatcaaaggtcaatcaattaatctacagctaattgattagcattcaattcaattgtatcgatcgtgtaaattcaaatgtaaattaaatgtattaataagcatgcaacaatcagaaaaatcagttGAGTGTTGGATACGCAGGAGACGGCTGTTATTTGTCTTCtgcgaatttcattgaaaatattacaataatgctgttcatcataatcattattactcTTTTGGTTATGCTGACACTGTTTAGGACACTGATTGacgaaattattacaaatataatgatgaatatgttctatgctgctgttgctgttgctgctgctgatgctgatgctgatgctgctgctgatgatgatgctgccgctgcttatgatgatgatgatcctgCTGCTGCTAATGCTGCTGTTGATGATCCTGCTGCTGCTAATGCTGCTGTTGATGTtcctgctgctgctgctgctcctgatgatgatgatgatgtggatgaagttgaagaaagggatgataaagattttggacATGATGTGTTTtgtgacgatgacgatgatgtagctgatgatgaagataagggatatgatgagttatgtgacaataatgataatgatgttgcagaaggggaagcggatgatgatgattatggacatgatgagttatgtgaggatgttgatgatgatgaagcttATGATGAGGACTATGAATAtgataaggtttgtgatgacaaggatgttgatgatgatgaggaggatgaagttgaagaaagggatgataaagattttggacatgatgcattttgtgtcgatgacgatgatgatgatgtagctgatgatgaatataagggatatgatgagttatgtaaggatgttgatgatgataatggtgaagatgatgaagtggatgatgaagatttcggaTACGATGTGGTTtgtgacgatgatgttgattattatgataataataataataataatgaagcgaaTGATGAAGATTGTGGATGTGACAAATTTTGTGTGAAgatagtgatgatgataatgatgatgaaaatgaagcggatgatgatgaagatgatggagaGGATAAAGTAGATTACGGATATCATGAGCAGTGTAACGGTgacgataatgaaaatgatgaggcggatgacgatgatgatgatgatgtgtatgggactgataaatataatcctgataatgtggatgatgttgatgttgtgaatgatgatgttaataataataattgtattatttatgataataatttgtttaatctaactaatcgtttcaatgcgatttgataataattcttatttttattttctatcaattctcctttgattggtataggatgatggtattcaaagaaggagaatactagaatggaacaatgaagaagaatgtgattttgattgtgtacaaatttgattttacattgtataatataatcttaaaataatgcacatttgtgttttcattgtgttaatcggtagatagtgaatgtgggcagcttagagcgtactagttaaagtctgaccactgtgtaagttcagtgaagtgtacgagttgctcggttgtgtagctgtggtaattgtattaattgatgattccttcgtacgtgattgcgctctgatcacgaattgcgaatataatacgttcatttgtgctcacctagttctgacttaactgcgcctgtagctcttctagagttactgccggtcccaagcccgagtaaaggaggagggttgggcatgaggttagcgaccccatcccgtagaaaagctaactcgctaaaaaaacgctaatcagaaaaattaattcaaaccatttaaactctgccttgggagttgaatgaatatttatgacgtctcatgatgaaagccgaaattcttcggaagtcacgagaccgatgcaccttctaacaaccagagcaacactctttataggtacatggaacgtccggacaatgtgggagacaggaaagaccagccaaatagcaatggaattgaggagatacaacttggcactactcggaatcagcgaaacccattggacacaaactggacaacaaaggctaggtacaggagagatgctgctgtactccggtcacgaaggggaaaacgctccacacactcagggagttgctctaatgctgtccaaagaagcacgaaatgcacttgttggatgggaatctcatggacccaggataatcaaagcatcattcagaacaaagaagcaagggatcacaatgaacgttatccaatgttatgcacccaccaatgatagcaacgacgatgataaacatcagttctatgaaaggcttcaatcaattatagagaagtgctcacgaaaggacctcaccatcctgatgggagatctaaatgctaaagttggagtggacaacacaggatatgaagatgtaattggacgacatggattagcagagagaaatgaaaatggggagaggcttgcaaacctatgtgcattcaacaaattggttataggcggcacaacattcccaaacaaacgtatacacaaagctacatggatctcaccggaccacaccacagagaaccagatagatcacatctgtatcaacgaaaaattccgaagatcaatggaagatgtgagaacccggagaggagctgacatagcttcagatcaccactggctggttgtggccaagatcagactgaagcttaagaaacactggaaaactggacaaacagcactacaaaggctcaatacagccttccttcgagatactgacaagctccatgaattcaagattactctcaacaacaggttccaagctctacaggatctactgaaagaacaagaaactactttggaggacaactggaaaaggataaaagaagcactaacttcaacgtgtcaggaggttcttggtcctaagaagcatcatcacaaggaatgcatctctatgggaaccctggacaaaattcaagaagggaagaacaagaaactagcaattaacaacagccgaacacgagcagagaaagtcaaagcacaagcagactacgcagaagctaacagggaagtgaagaaaagcattaaagccgacaagcagaaatacatgggagaacatgggagcaacggcggcggaaaaagctgcaagagaaggcaatatgaaacaactatatgatacaacgaagaaattggcagggagatatagcaaaccagagagaccagtcaaggacaaagaaggaaagacaatcactgagattcaagaatagaggaaaagatgggcagaatacttcgaggaactgctgaacagaccagccccattgaccccaccgaacatcgaagcagcccacactgaccttccaatagatgtcactccaccaacgatcgaagaagtcaagatggccatcagacaaatcaaaagtgggaaggaggcaggacctgacaatataccagcagaagcactgaagtcagacattgaaataactgcaaacatgcttcaccttctattcaagaagatttgggaagaggaacaagtgccaacggactggaaagaaggatatctcatcaagataccaaagaaaggagatctgagccaatgtgagaactacagaggtatcagtttgttatcagtaccaggaaaagttttcaacagagtgctgctgaatcggatgaaagacgcagtagacgccgaacttcgggatcatcaggctggattccgtaaggatcggtcgtgcacagaccagattgcgacactacggatcatcgttgaacaatcagttgagtggaactcatcactatacgtcaactttattgactatgagaaggcgtttgacagcgtggacaggagaacattatggaaacttcttcgacactatggagttcctgaaaagattgtcaacattatccaaaactcatacgatggactacagtgcaaagtggtgcatggaggacagctgacagatgcatttccagtaaggaccggagtcagacaaggctgtctactctccccattcctcttccttctggtgattgactggattatgaagaattcgacatctgacgggaaatacggaatacaatggacagctcagaatcaattagatgatttggacttcgcagatgacctagccctcctctctcatacacacgaaca
This sequence is a window from Schistosoma mansoni, WGS project CABG00000000 data, supercontig 0328, strain Puerto Rico, whole genome shotgun sequence. Protein-coding genes within it:
- a CDS encoding XP_018644714.1, giving the protein MLFIIIIITLLVMLTLFRTLIDEIITNIMMNMFYAAVAVAAADADADAAADDDAAAAYDDDDPAAANAAVDDPAAANAAVDVPAAAAAPDDDDDVDEVEERDDKDFGHDVFCDDDDDVADDEDKGYDELCDNNDNDVAEGEADDDDYGHDELCEDVDDDEAYDEDYEYDKVCDDKDVDDDEEDEVEERDDKDFGHDAFCVDDDDDDVADDEYKGYDELCKDVDDDNGEDDEVDDEDFGYDVVCDDDVDYYDNNNNNNEANDEDCGCDKFCVKIVMMIMMMKMKRMMMKMMERIK